Proteins found in one Bremerella volcania genomic segment:
- a CDS encoding CHAT domain-containing tetratricopeptide repeat protein, with protein MQSFLRAVAGVLVAGLMLVPVHAQELTGRAADAVNQLNEQIDALNEAEKWNEAYEVQLKVIQIFVKELGPQSKATAAEMEYAADQLFDMERYREAKPLYEQVLKVYGKAYGQESEEYVIVQMGLGQVLRFLSENDRSRSVLEKALPNAKRLFGTKSLEVAQVFEELGMTEFNADNMEKARDHLLSAVKTYRQLEDLEGGEEIFALTRLGAVENVLGNDRQAEQYLNQAHKVAVDVYGSDSLDAADVLLELGSLAEMKGDLPTARRHYERVLAIAQLQQMPESETARFAMSYLANVFTSLGDYVSAEQLLQKLYRIEVDLFGKENQNSLYTLMDLAYLDDEQDKHREAREKYGEALELSRRLFGETHTTTLDLEHSVAGVDHLLGKYDEARERYDRILAMFREKNGSDSIECGYVNWSRGWLEHDAGQYETARKLYDQALEAHVRILGPEHPETLNLKMMRAYLSASEKQWDEAFDRFDAYARDTRVFNSRILASLSPTEQILYLKMDEEKSVAMALALANSEDPAAVEKSAGWLLNYKGVSQESLAARETLTRDLTDAQSREIAQQLLQVRQELASLALAKPEEGEADARTAKIAALSKQEETLGRQLAERVGKPVVQDHWVELDAVRGVMTDDQLMVNIIQVRPIDLFAVSAGRDRFRDARYIAYIIPPKGKGEVQLIDLGESAAIDRSITEIRSWISDNQLRDSFLSQTTGEAESTAWQTVLAPVKEKLWDPIAKRIPAETKQLLLSPDGALWLMPWNSVPTAEDRFLIEDYSIRYLTSGRELVLPKDKAVIGPPLLFADPSFDLTPDSVRNAVQSIFRSIDVQKLPVGAISRTAIPQVSSLPSTRLEAMAIAPSVTQICGKEPIQYLGKFALETVAKQVKSPKILVLSTHGFFLPEQDRPAGQSVATRSANPSHAKNGKPENPLLRCGLLLAGCNNPTARGDDGILTGMEILSLDLRGTELVVLSACETGVGKVNSGEGVAGLRQAFQLAGAKTIVSTLWQVPDRDSALLMRDFFQNVADGNSHSEALRQAQIQRIEARRSRYGAAHPFYWAAWTLTGV; from the coding sequence ATGCAAAGCTTCTTGAGGGCCGTTGCTGGCGTTCTTGTTGCCGGACTGATGCTTGTGCCAGTGCATGCCCAGGAACTGACGGGCAGGGCAGCCGATGCGGTCAATCAGCTGAACGAGCAGATCGATGCGTTGAACGAAGCCGAGAAGTGGAACGAGGCGTACGAGGTCCAACTGAAGGTCATCCAGATCTTCGTCAAAGAGCTGGGGCCGCAAAGCAAGGCGACCGCCGCCGAGATGGAGTATGCAGCGGATCAGCTTTTCGACATGGAACGCTACCGCGAAGCGAAGCCGCTGTACGAGCAGGTGCTGAAGGTCTATGGAAAGGCCTACGGGCAAGAGAGCGAAGAGTACGTCATCGTTCAGATGGGACTCGGACAGGTACTCCGGTTTCTTTCCGAGAACGACCGCTCGCGAAGCGTGCTGGAGAAAGCACTGCCCAACGCCAAACGCTTGTTTGGGACGAAGAGCCTGGAAGTGGCACAGGTTTTCGAAGAGCTGGGGATGACCGAGTTCAACGCCGACAACATGGAGAAGGCCCGCGATCATTTGCTTTCCGCGGTGAAGACGTATCGACAGCTGGAAGATCTGGAAGGAGGTGAAGAAATCTTCGCCCTCACCCGACTGGGTGCCGTTGAGAATGTGCTTGGCAATGATCGGCAGGCCGAACAGTACCTCAACCAGGCCCACAAGGTTGCTGTCGACGTTTATGGCAGCGATAGTCTCGATGCGGCCGATGTCCTTCTGGAACTGGGGAGCCTGGCCGAGATGAAGGGGGACCTGCCGACGGCGCGAAGACATTATGAACGAGTGCTTGCGATCGCCCAACTGCAGCAAATGCCGGAATCCGAAACGGCACGCTTCGCCATGAGCTACCTGGCGAATGTATTTACCAGCCTGGGAGACTACGTTTCGGCCGAACAGTTGCTCCAGAAGTTGTACCGGATCGAAGTCGATCTCTTCGGCAAGGAAAACCAAAACTCGCTCTATACGCTCATGGACCTGGCGTATCTCGATGACGAGCAAGACAAGCATCGCGAGGCACGAGAGAAGTATGGCGAGGCGTTGGAACTCTCGCGGCGTCTGTTCGGAGAGACCCATACTACGACGCTCGATTTGGAACACAGCGTCGCTGGCGTCGACCATTTGCTCGGCAAATACGACGAGGCCCGCGAACGATACGATCGAATCCTGGCCATGTTCCGCGAAAAGAATGGCAGTGACAGTATCGAGTGCGGTTACGTCAATTGGTCGCGGGGATGGCTCGAGCATGACGCTGGCCAATATGAAACGGCCCGTAAACTGTACGATCAAGCACTCGAAGCTCATGTGCGAATCCTGGGACCAGAGCACCCCGAAACGCTCAACCTGAAGATGATGCGGGCCTACCTGTCCGCGAGCGAAAAACAATGGGACGAAGCGTTCGACCGTTTTGACGCCTACGCGCGAGACACGCGTGTTTTCAATTCTCGGATACTCGCTTCCCTCTCGCCGACCGAGCAAATCTTGTATCTCAAGATGGACGAAGAGAAGTCCGTCGCCATGGCCCTGGCACTGGCCAATAGCGAGGACCCGGCTGCCGTCGAGAAATCGGCTGGCTGGCTGTTGAACTACAAGGGGGTCTCGCAGGAATCGTTGGCTGCACGCGAAACATTGACGCGAGATCTGACCGATGCCCAGTCGCGGGAGATTGCTCAGCAACTGCTGCAAGTTCGCCAAGAGTTGGCCTCTTTGGCGCTGGCCAAACCGGAAGAAGGAGAGGCCGATGCGCGAACGGCCAAGATTGCCGCACTCTCGAAGCAGGAAGAGACGCTCGGGCGTCAATTAGCCGAGCGAGTCGGCAAGCCGGTCGTGCAAGATCATTGGGTCGAGTTGGATGCCGTTCGCGGCGTGATGACCGACGATCAACTGATGGTGAACATCATTCAGGTTCGTCCCATCGACCTTTTCGCGGTCAGTGCCGGTCGTGATCGTTTCCGCGATGCCCGCTACATCGCCTACATCATTCCGCCGAAAGGGAAGGGAGAGGTCCAACTGATTGACCTCGGAGAGAGTGCTGCGATCGATCGCTCCATCACCGAAATACGCAGCTGGATAAGCGACAATCAGCTCCGCGACTCGTTCCTTTCGCAAACCACCGGCGAGGCGGAATCGACTGCCTGGCAGACGGTCTTGGCCCCGGTTAAAGAGAAGTTGTGGGATCCGATCGCCAAGCGAATCCCCGCCGAGACGAAGCAGCTGCTGTTAAGCCCCGACGGGGCATTGTGGCTGATGCCGTGGAATTCCGTGCCGACCGCCGAAGATCGTTTTTTGATTGAAGACTATTCGATCCGTTATCTCACCAGCGGTCGCGAACTGGTTCTGCCCAAGGACAAAGCAGTGATCGGGCCGCCTCTTTTGTTTGCCGATCCCAGCTTCGACCTGACGCCCGATAGTGTCCGTAATGCCGTGCAGTCGATCTTTCGTTCGATCGACGTGCAGAAACTGCCCGTCGGCGCGATCTCGCGAACCGCGATTCCACAGGTATCCTCTTTGCCGAGCACGCGGTTAGAAGCCATGGCGATCGCCCCGAGCGTCACGCAAATCTGTGGTAAAGAGCCGATTCAATACCTGGGCAAGTTTGCGCTCGAAACGGTTGCTAAGCAGGTGAAGAGCCCGAAGATCCTGGTGCTCAGCACGCATGGGTTCTTCCTGCCAGAACAAGACCGGCCTGCCGGCCAATCGGTGGCCACACGCTCGGCGAATCCTTCCCATGCGAAGAACGGTAAGCCTGAGAATCCGTTGCTTCGCTGCGGGTTGCTGTTGGCCGGGTGCAACAACCCGACCGCTCGGGGCGATGATGGTATTTTGACCGGCATGGAGATCCTCAGTCTCGACCTGCGCGGCACAGAATTAGTCGTGCTGAGTGCCTGCGAGACAGGCGTGGGGAAGGTGAACTCCGGCGAAGGGGTCGCAGGGCTGCGTCAGGCATTTCAGCTTGCCGGAGCCAAAACGATTGTCTCCACGCTATGGCAGGTGCCCGACCGCGACTCGGCTCTGTTGATGCGTGACTTTTTTCAGAACGTGGCCGATGGTAACTCGCATTCTGAAGCACTACGTCAGGCTCAGATCCAACGAATCGAAGCACGCCGCAGTCGCTATGGCGCAGCGCATCCTTTCTATTGGGCTGCCTGGACGCTGACCGGGGTGTGA